TGCTCGTTGTTTGCCGATAACCGCCCTTGTTCGGATGACGTTTTACCGAGTGAACTCCTACTTTGTTACAAGACGAGGTTGGGGTAAAAGGAGAATTGAAGAAGGCCACGATTTCGTTGAGAAGgccacaacaacaattgaaatgAACATGGCAAAATCTGGTGCTCACGAGGTCCAAGCCTTTGATCATGAGATGGGGCTATTTGAGGTTACAACTAGACGAGGAGGCAGAGCTTCAGGTAAAGGTGGTAACGTACACACTGTTAACCTTGTAGCCAAAACTTGCACTTGTGAGAAATTAAAAATCTACAAGTTGCCATGCTCCCATGTGCTTGCGGTTTGTCGTTCTCGCAGCTTATCTTATGCTGCTTTCGTTGATCCTTTCTTTACCACTGTCGAGTATAGGCAAACATACTTGAAGAGTTTTCATCCACTTCCTGATGTTCCCTATTGGCCTCCTTATACTGGGGTGAGAATAGTTGCTGATGCTAGTAAACGGCGTGGTGTGGGACGCCCAAAGTCGTCTCTATACCCTAATGAGATGGATTCGAGTGCTCGACGCAGTGTCAATGTAAAATCATGTAGCATTTGTCGACGTCAAGGGCATAATAAGAAAACTTGTGCAGCTAGGGGTGGTGTTGGATCATCGGGGTAATAAACTCAGTTTATGTTTCTCTTGATGtgtgattctaagtttaatttttgtgcatatatttcttttgacGTGTGATTTTACGATTTCTAATAAACTTCTTTTTCAGGTCTCATGGAGCCGACGGTCCATCCCAGCCCACGTGATACTTCGGTTTTGACGTTGCAGGCGGAGCATAGGAGTGAGGATGTTTGGGGAGGGGGTATGGACAGGCTTTTGACGTGTCGGGAGCACGTGCTTGGTTTAGGAGAGTGGGTGATACATGATCGAGTCTTGGAGTTTGTTAGATTAGCAGGGTTCTATGGTGTACATAGATTGGTTGGTGGTGGATTAGCCTTAGATAGGTCTTTGATCACAGCATTGTTTGAGAGATGGAGACAGGAGACGCACACTTTTCATTTGGCTGTTGGTGAGGCTACTATTACTCTGCAGGATGTCGCTGTTTTGTTGGGGCTCAGAGTTCATGGGGCTCCTGTCACAGGGGATGGTACTGGGGTGTGGTAAGCTTTAGTCGAGGAGTTGTTAGGGATACGACCAGAGCCTGGTGATGATGGAAAACCTGTTTTCCAGGGTTCATCATTGAGGATGACTTGGTTGAGGCGACACTTCAGTCAGGGCCCCCCTGATGACGCTGCTGATATTGTTTATGAGAGGTTTAGCCGAGCATATATTCTTGCACTTATGGGGTCCATTTTGTTTGCTGATAAGAGCGGTGATGCCGTGCAGCTCGTCTACTTGCCATTGATTCGCGACTTGCGTAGAGCTGGGACATACAACTGGGGGAGTGCGACCTTAATTAGCCTTAAATAGCTTCAATCCACCTTAATTAGCCTTAAATAGCTTAAATTCACCTTAAATGGCAAATAATGGCCTAATTCACCTAAAATCGCCTTAAATAGCTTCAATTCACCTAAATTAGCCTAAATCCACCAAATATAGCCTAAATACACCTAAACTAGCTTAAATTCACCTAAAATAGTCTACAATAGCTTGAATTCACCTAAAATATCCTAAAATTGCCTAATTTCACCTAAAATATCCTAAAATGGCCTACATTCACTTAAAATAGCCTTAAATAGTTAATTCACCTAATGTAGCCTAAAAACGTTTAAGTTCACCTAAAATAGCTTAAATTCACCTTAAATGGCAAATAATGGCCTAAAATCGCATAAAATAGCTTCAATTCACCTTAATTAGCCTAAATCCACCAAATATAGCCTAAATACACCTAAACACGCTTAAGTTCACCTAACATAGTCTATAATAGTTTCAATTCACCTAATATAGCCTAAAAACGCTTAAGTTCACCTAAAATAGCTTAAAATCACATAATGTAGTTTAAAAAGGCTTAAATTCACCTAGAATTGTCCAAAATAGCCTAAAATTGCTTAATTTCACCTAAAATTTCCTAAATACTCACTTTTTACTTATTGTAGATGACTTGGCAGCCATATTCAGAGACGGTACTTGGTTTACTACCCGAGATTTGTAGATGTGATAGAGATATATGGCGCTCAGTTGTACCATTGATTTGCTTTGACATTGTTGAGTACCACTACCCAAATCGAGTGATGCGTCAGTTTGGATTGGAACAGTCAGTTCCCGTTGCGTGTGACACGAGTGTTGATCTTCATAATGTGGATCGACGGCATAAAACCAAGAAGTTTGAAGAGATGCATCGCAAATATGTGGAGGAGTGGCGTGATCGTGAGAGTCGGATTGTTCAAGGCACTCCTTTTGCCGGTCATAGTGAGAGGATGAAGGAGTATATGGATTGGTATTGTAGCATCACGAGACTCCTCATTACTCCTGTTACACGATCACCCCCCACCACTCATTATCAGCCGTCTTCCTCTGATATTATTTTGGTAAATTAATCCTTGTTCCATTTTCATGTATAATGTTTATATTCATAACTAATGTTGAATTCTAATTATTGTTTCACATTCTTTTTTGTAGTCACATGCATTGGCTGATCTTGCCTCAAGATGCACTCGAGCTGTGGATTCTGCGTTAGAGTTACCTCCCAGTTTGGCCCTTCCTCTCACTCTTGATACGTTACGCAATTTGAGTTCCTCTTGCATTGAGACCTTATCAAGAGTGGGGCAAGAACATATCCTCCAACAATATGATTTAGCCTCGTCTTAGTGTACACCCGACACCTCCACCTCACATGTTTCTCGAGGGCGTGGTTTTCGACCACCACGTGCACGCCCTCCACCACTTACTCCTCCTCTACGCCCTCCGGCACTTACTTCTCCacgccctccaccaccaccttctccacgccctccaccaccaccttctccaCGCCCTCCACCTCTTACTCCTCCTGCATCTCCGCCAGCATCACAAGTTATTTCATCTCCTCCTTTGCAGCTTCTCACTTACCAGCGACAAAAGGGTTGCTCTCCTAGTCAACGTCCCGAGCCAATTGCCGAGGAGGATGAGTCCTCATTTTCATCGTCCGAGCATTCAAAGAAACAACGTAGAACTTAGATTTGAGCTACATTAGAAATTTTGTGtaatcttttgttctttttgctAGTATTGGAACTTTTAGAACTTTTAGAAACTCATGTGTCATTATTGGAACGATTGAACTTTTGGAAAATTTTTGTTTGCACTCTTCTATTTTGTTGCATAAGTGTTATGGTTTGGTTGGTTGGTATGATTTGTGGAGGTTGTTGGAGTTGGATTATAGACGTTGGAGTTGGATTATAGACGTTGTTGGAGATCTTGGATTTGTTTACAGGTTGTTGTAGTTGGACTATTTGGCAGGAAGATCTCAGCCCATTTTCTGGCTGAACACTGGAAACTGCAAGCTTGGATGCAGGGGGCATTatgaaccgctatctgagatagcggtttggtTTTgaactaaaccgctatctcagaatgCGGTTAAGTAGTATAAACCTcattctgagatagcggtttagttctaaatcaaaccgctatctcagatagcggtttagtgtTGAACCGGAAAAATAAAttagttttctctctcccttgctgacgtggacggtatggtgggaattaacaagaaaagtaacgtGTTTTGGGAATTAACTTATCTTTGTGCAATATTGACGGAAATCGCTCAATAATTTCCACAtttacttctattttttattttattttgcaaTGATAAATTGATACCCCTTAAGGCCGTAACATAAAACATGTACTCTGTAATAGATTAGGAAAGATTTTTCAATGGCTACAACAAAATGGTAGCCACTATAACTTATTAAATCTCAGCCCTTTATTATAGTTGACTAATCTCATTCATTCATTTCGTTGACTATGAATATATAAGAAATcagttaaataaaaaaattacaataaaaCATAATGAATTTACCCACTTCCTTCACGATCTTTTGGACATTggcaatatataaaaaaaaatggatgTTGGATATACATgtattaacaatttttttttttttttttttttaaaggtaagAAAAATAATCTTAGGGGAACTCCTAAGATGTCACTATGAAGGATGGAAGTTAATTGAGGACTATTACAGGGATCAATATACATATATTCATTAACTAAATGTCCTACATTAGCGATCCAGTCTGCGGCTCTATTCGCTTGTCTGTATATGTGCTTGATTTTCCATGTTTCAAAGTTGGACAGCAGAGAAAGAATATCATTGACGATATTGTGGAGCTTCCAGGGTGTGATCCACTTCTTCTTGATACAGTTGATGACAAGTAGGTTGTCACCTTCGATCAGGATGTTCTGGACATTAAGTCTGATAGCTTCTTGGATTCCTTTTCGAAGGCTTAAGGCTTCTGCCATGAAAGATTGAGTATTCCCTAGGTGGAAAGTGCATGCCGACATCAAAGTATCGTTAGAGTCTCGAAGAATGATCTcggctgctgctgttgttgatTTAGAAGATCCATCAAAATTTAGTTTGACTTTTCCCGGAGGTGGAGGGGACCAGTTGACTAGAATGGGGTTGGGAGGTGGCTGGGGAGAGGGGGAGGGGATGGGATTATTAAGAGGGGTGCCCGATGTGAGATGTGAGTCTACGAGGTTACGCAATTGCCACTCTGAATGATGGGCGAGAGCTCTCTTGTAGACAGCATAGGGGTTGAAAAGGGCATTGTTGAAGACGCAATTATTCCTTTCTTTCCATAATTCCCAGCAGAGAAAAACAGTTTTCTCATGGGAAGTAGGGAATTTTCGAAGATAGGACAGCAGGTCTGTTAACTTGGTAGAGGGATAGAAATAGTCTAACCAAGTGTGGGTCGCGGGTAGATCCCAGAGGGTTTTAGTGACAGAGCAATGTATGAATAAATGATCAATATTTTCCGCAAATGAGTCACATAGGGGGCAATTATTAAAAGGTAAAATATGACGTTGGTGCAGCGTATCTCGAACAGGCATACTATTATGACAGGCTTGCCATAGAAAAATCTTTATTTTTGGAGGGACGTCTAGCTTCCAAATCCAACGGTATGGCCATTTTGGCTGATTATTTGGAAGGTTATGAGCCAGCCATGTTGCTGACTTGACCGAGAAAACTCCCGAAGTCGTCAACCCCCAGATGGGCTGATCCTCCATTTCTAAGACAGGAATTGGGATTCCTTTTATTTTAGCGACGATTTCTTGTGGAAGGGTTGCTCCAAGAAGCTGAGTATCCCATTGCTTAGTGGGAAGAAT
This sequence is a window from Spinacia oleracea cultivar Varoflay chromosome 1, BTI_SOV_V1, whole genome shotgun sequence. Protein-coding genes within it:
- the LOC130468122 gene encoding serine/threonine-protein phosphatase 7 long form homolog, coding for MTWQPYSETVLGLLPEICRCDRDIWRSVVPLICFDIVEYHYPNRVMRQFGLEQSVPVACDTSVDLHNVDRRHKTKKFEEMHRKYVEEWRDRESRIVQGTPFAGHSERMKEYMDWYCSITRLLITPVTRSPPTTHYQPSSSDIILSHALADLASRCTRAVDSALELPPSLALPLTLDTLRNLSSSCIETLSRVGQEHILQQYDLASS
- the LOC110794285 gene encoding protein MAIN-LIKE 2-like produces the protein MEPTVHPSPRDTSVLTLQAEHRSEDVWGGGMDRLLTCREHVLGLGEWVIHDRVLEFVRLAGFYGVHRLVGGGLALDRSLITALFERWRQETHTFHLAVGEATITLQDVAVLLGLRVHGAPVTGDGTGVCQGPPDDAADIVYERFSRAYILALMGSILFADKSGDAVQLVYLPLIRDLRRAGTYNWGSATLISLK